Part of the Sulfuricurvum kujiense DSM 16994 genome, TTGTCTTATCATGCAGCGATTCAAAAAATTTCAGAAACCTCTCGATATCCTGAGCGATCATACTGTTGACAATCTTAGAGATTCCGACGATAAATCCGAATAATATCAACGCCAATGTCGAAATTTCCAAGACGATTTTAATCAATCGTCCCTTCATCGCATCATGGCTCAACGCCGCCGGCTTGCTTACATTGATATCGTCATTCACCAATATTTCAAGATGAACCGTTTTCTCAAATCCCTTATACTCGTCAAATATCAGCAAAGAGGCAAAAACGACCGTAAAAAGCAAAATAAAAACAATCGTATAAAAATTGACTTGATTCAGACTGATTTGTGACCATCTGCGACTAAACCAATCTCCCATGCTCTTCCCGCTTTACATAAATTAATTGCGTGCATTATAACAAGTTCATCCAAGCCTCTTAAGATAAATCCACTATAATTTCAAAAAATTCCCTCAAGGATTCACAAACATGTTCGGACGAAAAGAACTTAAAACCTACACCCCTACTGCCGAAGAGATGGCAAGCTACCAATGGGCGAAAATGACAACCGCTAAAGGGGTTATGTGGATTAAACTGTATAACGATGAAACCCCAAATACCGTAGCCAACTTCGCTGCACTCGTAAACGACGGATACTACAACGGCCTTAACTTCCACCGCGTTATTCCGGGATTCATGGCTCAGGGCGGGTGTCCTCACGGTACAGGTACCGGCGGACCGGGTTGGGCGATTCCGTGTGAAACGGCACTCAATACCCACCGTCACGTTAAAGGAGCTCTCTCTATGGCGCATGCCGGCCCTAACACAGGTGGAAGCCAATTCTTTATCTGTTTCGTAAGCTGTCCTCACCTTGACGGCGTTCATACTGTATTCGGCGGTATCGAAGCGGATGATGCTGAGTCAATGGCGGTTCTTGATTCTATCGCTATGCGCGACACTATCGAATCTGTTGAAATCTTAGCTTCAAGAGATTAATAAAACACGGCAAATGAGCAAAGCCCATTAGCCTGCGTTAACACTGTGTTCTCCTCGGCGGAGAGCCCACGTGCAGTGAACCGCACTTCTAAAATACCTAAATCAAAGGCTTTTACCATGTTGGTACACATCTGCTGCAGCGTCGATTCCCATTTCTTTATGGAGAAACTGCAGCAGGAATTCCCCGACGAAAAACTCGTCGGGTTCTTCTATGATCCCAATATCCACCCTTACAGCGAATACCGATTGCGCCTTTTAGACGTGGAACGCAGCTGCAAAAAACTGGGCATTGAGCTGATAGAAGGGCCTTATGATTTCGAAAACTGGATGGATGCCGTCCGCGGATTAGAGAAGGAGCCGGAAAAAGGGTCGCGCTGCGAGGTGTGTTTCGACAAACGTTTCGAAGTGAGTGCGCATAAAGCACTCGAACTGGGCGAGAAATCGATGACAACGACATTACTCGTCAGCCCTCTCAAATCGCAAGAGCAGCTCAAAAAAAGCGGCGATGCGTTTCACGCCTCCCACGGCGTCGAATTTATCGCGTTTGATTACCGTAAAAACGGCGGAACCGCCGATCAGGCCCGTGTGAGCAAAGAACAGCAGCTCTACCGTCAGGACTACTGCGGCTGTATTTACGGCCTCTCCATGCAGCGTGACCAGCAACACCGATTGATGGATGAGATGTTCTCCCCCCTCTCCCGCCAAATTCTCCCCGCTTCCATCGAAGAGCGTTTAGAACTCTACCATCTGCGCAATACGCTGGAAGAATCAAATACGCCCTACCGTATTGTCAAAGAGCGTTTTTTAAACTACCGTTTAATGCGCTCATTGCTCAAAGCCGGCGATACTATCATCCCCTCTTATCCCCTTTTCTACTCGACGACCAATCGTACGCAGACACAGGGGTCTATCGAATTTTGCATCGGAGAGCAACATTTTCTCAACCGTGACGAGGTACGCTTTATCACACTGGATACATTTAATACCCTCACCTCATCATCGTATAAAAATGTAAAAGAGCTGATGTTTAATCCTATTTCCGTCGGCTCCGAGATATCGCTGCGTGCCCGTTTCACGGGATCAGCGTTTAACACGTCGGCGATTATCGTCGTAGATGAAATACCGACCGCAAAAATTACCCTTCTGTTAGAAACCAAAACCTACGACGATACCAAAGAACAGCTCATAATTTCAGAATAACTCTCTTACCGCCTACTTTTTAACCACCCTTGGCACAGACCTTGCACTATAATGTCTAGTATGGAAAACTTATTATTATCAATCTTTTTGACCGTTGCCATCGCCACGGTACTCAACATCATCCTAAAGCGGTTCGGCGTCTCGCATATATTGGGTTACATTGCGACCGGAACCATCATCAGCTACCTTTTCGGGTTTAACGGAGCGGGGATCGACTCGCTCAACCTTATCGGCGAATTCGGTATCGTATTTTTGATGTTCACCATCGGGCTAGAACTGAGTCTGGAGAAAATCAAAAAGATGAAAGAGATTCTCCTCACCAACGGAGCTTTGCAGGTTCTCTTCAGCGTCGTGGTGATCTTTATCCTATCCTATTATCTTTTCGCTCTTGACTTTAACACCTCGTTGATTATCTCGCTGGCGTTTTCCCTCTCATCGACGGCGATCGTCCTCACCTATCTCAAAGATTCCAAAGACATCCATACCCCGTACGGGCAAAAATCGATGGGGATTTTGATCTTTCAAGACCTTGCCGTCATCCCGATTCTCCTCTTAATCACCTTTTTATCCAACGACAGCGCTTCGATCGGCGAAATCCTTTTAAAAACCTTTCTTTCCGCTATTTTTGTCGTCGTGTTTATGTTTACCATCGGGGAAAAAATCGTCAATGCCCTATTGCAGTTTTCGGCAAAAACGGAACTTGAAGAGCTCTTTTTAGGCTCGGTCTTTTCCATTTTGATCGGTGCTTCGCTCCTTGCCCACTCGATGGGTTTTACCTACTCTTTGGGGGCGTTTATCGCGGGGATGATCATCGCCGACACCCGCTACAACGTCAAAGTCGAATCTGATATTTCGTCCTATAAAGACCTTTTGCTGGGGACCTTTTTCTTCGGGGTAGGGACAAAAATCGATATGCTATTTTTTGCCCAGAATATCCATATTATCACCTTTGTATTTATCTTTGCGATGCTTTTCAAAGCGGTGGTCATCTATGCGATCATCCGACGCAATTCCGATAAAAACACCTCGGCGAAAACGGCCCTCTCCCTTGCACAGATCGGAGAGTTCTCGTTTGCCGTTTTTGCTTTGGCGGGGGCGCAGAAACTGATCAGCGAAGAGATGGCAAGCTTTTTGATTCTCGTCAGCGTCATTTCGATGATTCTTACCCCCTTTATCATCGGAAACATCTATAAACTCTCCTCTTATTTTGAAAAAGAGTTTTATGAATCAGACGTCATTACCCCTATCGAGCGAAAAGACCATATTATTGTCGCGGGGTTTGCGATGCTCGGCAAAATCGTCGCCGCTTCATTGCAGTCGCAGGGGGCAAACTTCATTATCATCTCCGATAACCTAAAACACGTTTTGCACGCCAGAAAACTCGGCTATATGGCCTACTTCGGCCACTTAAACAAACTCCCCGTTTTAGAGTCCTTGATGGTCAAAGAGGCCAAAGCGATCGTCATTACGATGAGCAGCGAACAAAACCGACGCCTCATCAGCGAGGCGGTACTCAACTATGACCACAACGCCAACATCATTGTCAAAATCGACAGTGTCGAAGAGCGAAAAAATATGAGGGATTTGCCGGAACTGGAGTTTGTCGATGCCAGTTTCGAAGTCGCCAATCTGCTGGTAAAACATGCACTCAAAACCTAGTATTTAACACCGTAAAAAAACTCATTATCAATAATTAACAATTTTTGCGGTAAAATTGGGCGATTTTTTACCCAAGGTGCTAAACAGTATGATTGATGTCGTTCAAATTCAAAAAATTTTACCTCACAGATTCCCGTTTTTACTCGTTGACCGTGTCACTTCCCTCACTCCGAACGAATCACTTGTCGGATTCAAAAACGTTACCATCGGCGAACAGATTTTTGAGGGCCATTTCCCGGGCCATCCGATCTATCCGGGTGTAATGATCTTAGAGGGAATGGCGCAAGCCGGCGGTATCTTGGCATTTCAGAGTATGGACATGACCGAAGAAGAAGCGGCTCATAAAGTCGTTTATTTTATGAGTATCGACGGGGCCAAATTCCGCGCTCCCGTCCGCCCCGGGGATCGCCTTGAATACCGAATGAATGTGGTCAAACACAAAGGGTCGATTTGGGTGCTAGAGGGAAAAGCGTATGTTGATGATGTCCTTGTCAGTGAAGCCGAACTTAAAGCCATGATCGTGGACAAGTAGGTCGTATGAGCTTGATTTCACCACACGCTATCATCGAAGAAGGTGCCATCATCGGTCCCGACGTCGAAATCGGAGCGTTTTGCTTTATCTCAGGTAAGGCGAAAATCGGAAAAGGGACAAAAATCGCGCAGGGCACGTGTATTTACGGCAATACGACGATCGGCGAATACAATGATATTTTTTCGCATGCCGTACTCGGTTCGGTGCCGCAGGATCTGAAATACGCCGGTGAAGAGGTCGAACTGATCATCGGAGACCGTAATAAAATCCGGGAATTCACCCTTTTTAATCCGGGAACGGCCGGCGGCGGCGGTAAAACCGTCGTCGGGAACGACAATCTTTTCATGGGATACGTTCATCTCGGACACGACGTTATTATCGGAAACAACTGTATCCTTGCCAACGCAGCGACATTGGCGGGACATGTCGAGATGGGGAACCATGCCGTTATCGGCGGCATGACTCCGGTACATCAGTTCGTCAAAATCGGCGATTTCGCTATGATCGCAGGGGCTTCGGCACTCTCTCAGGATGTTCCGCCGTATTGTTTGGCGGAGGGGAACCGTGCGGTACTTCGCGGACTCAATCTCAACGGATTGCGCCGTCATCTGGATCGAAGCGATATCGATGCGCTCCGTTCGGCCTACCGCGATCTTTTCGAATCGGGCAAGCCTCTCCAAGAGCAGGCGAGCGCTTTGCTTGAAGAGACAACGAGCGATTTTGTTAAAAATCTTTGCACCTTTATTGTCAATACCAAACGGGGTATCCCGTATGAAAGGAATCAATCATGATTCATCGTCATTGCAGCTTCTGCGACGCTCAGGAAAGCGATCACAATCCGCTTATTGCCGGCACAAATGTCTATATTTGTAAAAACTGTGTCTTCTCCGCCTACAAAATCATGTTCGGCGATTCGGAAGGGGAAGGGACGGCTGCCGTTGAACACAAAAATGCCGAACTTTTAACCCCTAAAGAGCTGAACACCTTTTTGGGACAATACATTATCGGACAAGACCGGGCTCGCAAACTCCTCTCCGTTGCGGTTTATAATCACTACAAACGTATTTTTAAACACACCGTCGTCGAAGATGAAACCGAAATCGCCAAATCAAACGTGCTCCTTATCGGACCGACCGGAAGCGGTAAAACGCTTATGGCTCAAACCATTGCCCGGGTATTGAACGTCCCTATCGCGATCGCCGATGCGACCAGCCTCACCGAAGCGGGATACGTCGGCGAAGATGTCGAAAACATCCTGACAAAACTCCTCCAAGCGGCGGACGGAGATGTCGAGCGGGCGCAGCAGGGGATCGTTTTTATCGATGAAATCGATAAAATCTCCCGTATGAGCGAAAACCGCTCTATCACCCGTGACGTATCGGGTGAAGGGGTACAGCAGGCATTGCTTAAAATCATCGAAGGGGCTGTCGTCAATATCCCTCCAAAAGGGGGGCGCAAGCACCCTAACCAAGACTTCATCCAAATCGATACCTCCGGTATCCTCTTTATCTGCGGCGGTGCGTTTGACGGTCTCGGACAGATTTTAGAGCGTAAAAAAGGTTCCAACGTCATGGGCTTCGGGCATGATAAACGAAGCAGCAGCGATATCGATGACAGCTTTGAAAACGTCGAACCGGACGATTTGGTCAGCTACGGTTTAATACCTGAGCTGATCGGACGTTTGCCGATCATCGCATCGTTGAATAAAATCAGCGAAGAGGAGATGGTCCGTATCCTTACCGAGCCGAAAAATTCTCTCGTTAAACAGTATACGAAACTTTTTGCCATCGATGACGTCGAGCTCACATTTGACAAAGAGGCACTGAATGCGATTGCCGCCAAAGCGCTGGCACGTAAAACGGGAGCACGCGGACTTCGCGCCATCATGGAAGAGACCATGGGAGATACGATGTATGAGCTGCCGGAATACAGCGGCTATGAAGTACTCATTACCAAAGAGGTAGTCGAGGACAACGTTCCGCCCGTCTATATTAAAAAATCAACTAAGAAAAGCGCATAGGAGAGTCAATGCTATTTAATAAACTTATCGGAATGTTCTCAAACGATCTCTCTATCGATTTAGGGACAGCTAATACCCTTGTCATTTCAAAAGGGAAAGGGATCATCATTAATGAGCCTTCCGTAGTTGCCGTTAAAACAGAAAAATACGGTCAGCAGCGCGTTCTTGCCGTAGGCCGCGAAGCTAAAGAGATGGTCGGAAAAACACCGGGCAATATTAAAGCGATCCGCCCGATGAGAGACGGAGTTATCGCCGATTTCGATATGACCGAAAAAATGATCCGAAAATTTATTGAAAAAGCGCACGGCCGTACGTCACTTATCAGCCCTCGTATCATTATCTGTATCCCGTACGGATTGACACAGGTTGAGCGTAAAGCGGTCCGTGAATCGGCTATGAGTGCCGGAGCACGCGAAGTGTATCTGATCGATGAGCCGATGGCGGCGGCAATCGGAGCGGGAATCGATATCCGCGAACCGAAAGGAAATATCATTGTCGATATCGGAGGGGGTACCACCGAAATCGGTGTTATTTCACTCGGAGGACTCGTTCTTTGCCGCTCCATCCGTGTTGCGGGAGATAAAATCGACCGTGCCATCATGGATTACATCAAACGCAAATACAACCTTTTGATCGGTGAGCGCATCGCCGAAGATATCAAAATCAATATCGGTACGGCAATGCCGTTGGCGCAAGAGCTGAAAATGATCATTAACGGGCGTGACCAGGTCGAAGGTCTTCTCACGTCTATCGAACTCACCAGCGAAGATGCCCGCGAAGCGATGCGCGAACCGCTAAAAGAGATTCTCGAAGCGCTCCGTGACGTCCTTGAAAACATGCCGCCGGATTTGGCAGGGGACATCGTCAATAACGGTGTAATCCTTACCGGAGGGGGAGCACTCATCCGTCAACTTGACAAATACCTCTCTGAAATCATCAAAATTCCGGTTTACGTCGCCGATGAGCCGCTATTGTGTGTTGCACGCGGAACCGGCCGTGCACTAGAAGAGATCGATCAACTCCACGAACTCTTCGATAATGAATAAACAATCTTTAACCGTTGCTGCACTGCTTACCCTTTTGGTAGGCGGAGCACTCTATTTTACCAACTTCTTGCAATCACCTATCATATGGCTTACCCATTCGATAAAATCATCGTATCTTAACAGCGTCGAACACATTCAGCATGCCATTGATGAACACTTCTACCAACAGGCTATGATCATCGATCTGCGCGACAAAAACCGCTATTACGAAAAAGAGTTGTTAAATCTTCATCAGGTTGCCGATGAATATCAAAAACTTCTGCTCGAGTACAACAGCACGTTTAAAACGATGCCGGATACTGCTCTGGTCCGTACCCTCTCTTACGTCCGTTTCGGCGACCCCCATCGTGTGTGGATCGAAATGGAGAATTTTGACCCTAAAAAGGTATACGGACTTTTGTACCGAGGTTATGCGGCAGGCATTGTCGTCTCTAAAAACAACCATCCTTTAGCGCTTCTAAACGGAGACGTCAAAAGCTCATACGCCGTCAATATCGGAGCCTCTATGGCACCGGGAATCGTTCGGGGAAATAACGGACGCCAATTGATCGTTGAGTTTATTCCGACATGGATTCCGATTGCCGTGGGAGATGAAGTACAGACATCCGGACTTGACCGTATCTTTATGTCGGGTCTTAAAGTCGGAAAAGTCGTTTCGTTCACAAAAGCCAGCGGCTATCAAAGTGCCGTCATCGAACCTTATTTTTACGGCAAAAACCCCGCCTATTTTCATGTTATAACGAAGGTGAGATAAACGTTGTAATCGGATTTTAAGTGCTTCTCGTCTATAATAATAAAATTTTTATGACGAGGGGTCTCAATGCCAAAACGCGACGACATCAAAACGATATTACTCATCGGATCAGGCCCGATCGTCATCGGTCAAGCCTGTGAATTTGACTACTCAGGAACACAAGCGGTTAAAACGCTCAAAGAGCTTGGCTACCGTGTAGTTTTGATTAACTCGAATCCGGCAACGATTATGACCGACCCCGAATTTGCCGATCGAACCTACATCGAACCGATCAAGCCCGAAATCATCGCCGAAATCATCAAAAAAGAGAAAGTAGACGCCATCTTGCCTACTATGGGGGGACAAACCGCCCTTAACGCCGCGATGAAAATGCATGAACTCGGAATGCTCGAGGGGATTGAATTTCTCGGTGCCAATCCGAGTGCCATTAAAAAAGGGGAAGACCGTCAGGCTTTCAAAGAGTGTATGGTTAAAATCGGAATGGACCTTCCGATCTCCCGTTACGCTTATAATATGGATGAAGCGATGGCAGCGGCCGAAGCGATCGGATTCCCGATCATCATCCGTGCATCGTATACCCTTGCCGGAGGAGGAAGCGGTGTCGCTTACAATATCGATGAGTTCAAACTTCTCGCTCAACGCGGGCTTGACGAATCTCCGATTACCGAAATCCTGATCGAAGAGTCGCTTCTGGGATGGAAAGAGTACGAGATGGAGGTCATCCGTGATAGAAACGATAACTGTATCATCGTCTGCTCCATCGAAAACTTCGATCCTATGGGTGTCCATACGGGAGATTCTATCACCGTTGCCCCTGCCCTCACCCTCACAGACAAAGAGTATCAACGTATGCGTGACGCATCGTTTGCAATCTTGCGAGAAATCGGCGTCGATACCGGAGGATCAAACGTACAGTTTTCCGTCAATCCGAAAACAGGACGTATGATCGTTATCGAGATGAACCCGCGAGTATCGCGTTCATCGGCATTGGCTTCCAAAGCGACCGGCTACCCGATCGCCAAAGTGGCAACGTTGCTTGCGGTAGGTTTTACCCTCGATGAAATCACCAACGACATTACCGGAACTCCTGCGGCGTTTGAACCGGTTATCGACTACATCGTGACCAAAGTGCCGCGCTTTACGTTTGAAAAATTCCCGGAAGCGGAATCAACCCTCACCACCAGCATGAAATCGGTCGGTGAAGCGATGGCGATCGGAAGAACGTTCAAAGAGTCCGTTCAAAAAGCGCTCTGTTCACTCGAAACAGGACTCAGCGGTTTTGACCCGATCGACGGCGATCTCGAATTCGTCAAACATGAAATTCGCCGTCCGAATGCGGAACGCATCCTCTACGTCGGACAAGGTTTCCGTATGGGTCTTTCGAAAGAGGAGATTTTCGAACTCTCTAAAATCGATCCGTGGTTCCTGACCCAAATCGAAGAGATTATCGCTCAGGAAAAAACGATCACTCTCGCGACACTCAGTGACGAAGCACAGCTTCGCCGCCTTAAAACCGAAGGGTTCTCCGATAAAAATATCGCCCGTCTGATCGGCGGCAACACAAAAGAAAACGATGTCTATAATGCCCGAAAAGCTCTCGGAATCGCATTCGAGTACAACGAAGTCGATACCTGTGCGGCAGAGTTCGGTTCTCTTACTCCGTATCTTTACTCAACAACCAATATCAGCCGCCTCGGACTTCAAGCACCGCGCCTTAGCGATAAGAAAAAAGTGATGATTCTCGGCGGCGGACCAAACCGTATCGGTCAGGGGATCGAGTTTGACTACTGCTGTGTTCACGCTTCATTCGCACTCAAAGAGATGGGAATCGAGACGATCATGGTCAACTGTAACCCGGAAACGGTCTCTACCGACTACGATACCTCTGACGTCCTTTATTTCGAACCGATCGATTTCGAACACGTCCGCTCCATCGTCGAAGCGGAACAGCCTGATGGGATCATCGTACACTTCGGGGGACAAACCCCTCTTAAACTGGCAAACGGCCTTCATGCCATCGGTGCTAAAATCGCAGGAACCTCGGCAGAAGTGATCGACTTGGCCGAAAACCGTGAAAAATTCTCGGCTTTCGTCATAGAACAAGGGTTGAAACAGCCTGAAAACGGTCTTTCAATGACCAAAGAGGGTGCATTCGAGATCGCAGAAAAGCTCGGTTATCCCGTACTAGTCCGCCCGTCATACGTTTTGGGCGGACGTGCAATGCGTATCGTTTATAACGAAGACGAACTTCGCACCTATATGGACGTTGCCGTATCGGTGAGCAACGACTCTCCGGTTCTTGTCGACAAATTCCTCGATCAAGCGGTTGAGCTCGATGTCGATGCGATATCGGACGGCAAAGAGGTTTACATCGGTTCGGTTATGCAGCATATCGAAGAGGCGGGAATCCACTCGGGTGACAGTGCGTGTTCGCTCCCTCCGGTAAGTCTCAGTGCCGAGATTCAAGCCCAAGTAGAGCAGCAAACGAAAAAAATCGCTTTGGGTCTCGGTGTTATCGGGCTCTTGAATATCCAATACGCAATCTACCAAAACGAAGTTTATTTGATCGAAGTCAACCCTCGCGCATCCCGTACCGTACCGTTTGTTTCTAAAGCAACCGGTATGCCGCTGGCCAAAGTCGCTACCCGCGTTATGCTCGGAGACAGCCTGCGAAGCGCACTTGCCTTCTATGATAACTACAATATCGTTATGGAAGCAGACGGACTATTGAAACCGCGTCTCAAAGGGCACGTTGCGATCAAAGAGGCGGTATTCCCGTTCAATAAACTCTACGGTGCCGATTTGGTTCTCTCTCCTGAGATGAAATCGACCGGTGAAGTTATGGGTATCAGCCAAAACTTCGGTGTCAGCTTCGCTAAAAGCCAGTTGGCTGCGGGGAATAAAATCCCGACATCGGGAACCTGCTTCCTCTCGTTCATCGAGATGGACAAAGTTCATGCTCCGGAAATCGCACGCGGATTGCATAATCACGGATTTAAACTCGTTGCGACGCGCGGCACCCAAAAAGTGATCGAAGATGCAGGAATCCCGTGTGAAGCGGTACTCAAAATTTCAGAGGGTCGTCCAAACATCGAAGACGTCATGAAAAACGGCGAGATATCGTTGGCGATCAATACCTCCGATAACAAAACATCGAAAAAAGACGCCGAACAGATCCGCCAAATCGTATTGCGTATGGGAACTCCGTATTTCACTACGCTCAGTGCGGCTCGCGCGGCAATCGAAGCGATGGGGCATATGCACGATGACAGTTGGATGGAACCTCACGCTCTTCAAGACTACCTGATTTCCTAAGCGGATGGAACAAGTCATCCTCGCACAAACCGACACTACCGTCGGTTTTCTCTCGCAGAGTCCGCAGCGGCTACAGCAGATCAAAATGCGGGACACCGCTAAACCTTTCTTAAAAGTCTATGCCGATTTCAAAATGCTTCGCAAGGACATCCGTATCCCGCCGATTCACAAACGTCGTGTACGCTACGCCCGAAAAACGACCTTTATCGTCAAAGATCAGGCATTCCGTTATGTGGATGAGCCGAATCACTCACGATTGATCAAAAAGTACGGTTGGCTTTATTCTACCTCTGCCAATGAGAGCGGAAAAAACTACGATGAAACCTTTTGCCAAGCATTCAGCGATCTGATTATTGAAGATTACCGAGGATTGAGCGAAAAAAGCGCCTCAAAAATATTTCGCTTAACACCCTCAAAAATAAAACAATTACGATAGGAGCCAATCTATGAAACATTTTATCTCAGCAAAACAAATTATGGTAGGAACAATGGGTCTTGCGGTACTGAGCGCCCTCAGCGGATGCCAAAGTGCCCCCGAAGAAAAACCGGCAGAACAAGCCGAAGGGCAAAATAAATTTCTGGTCGTTGAACAGCTCAGCAACGGAAAATACGTTATTGTTGAAGAGATGCCAACATCTGGGCCAAGCCGTGCGATTATCAAAGAGACAGATGAAAACGGTACGGTAACTGAGCGGGTAATGAGCGAAGCGGAGATGAAAGCACTCGCCGACCAAGAGTATAAAAAAATGGAAGAAGGAAAATCTGAACTCAACGCCGAACCTCAAGGTGAGGGGATGGGATTGGCCGGTACGATCCTCGCTGCAGCTGGGGGAGCATTGCTAGGCAATATGATCGGAAATGCGTTAATGAACAACAAAAATGTTCAAAGACACCAAGATACCTCTAATCGCTCAGCCTATCATCGTTCGGCTTCAGGGGGAAGCAACTCGGCGACTTCAAATAGCCAAAAGAAAAGTTTCTTCGGAAATTCCGCCTCTAAAAGTACAAGTTCTAGCAGCAGTTACGGAGGATGAATATGGTATCGCTTCAACCTATCAAACCTATCGATGACAAAACGCTGGAGCAATTCGGTTTTGCCTGGCATACCGACAACGATCAAAGCAAGTACATCGCCGACGAATTGGTCATCGTCAGTGACGCTGAAGCCGAAGCTTACTACGAAGCGGTCAATGAACTCTACGATATGTACGCAACGGCAGCACAGCATGTCATCGATAACAATCTTTTTTTCGATCTCGGCATTCCGTTTAATCTTATAGAACCGATCAAAAAAAGCTGGGAAAACGACGTTCACTGGCACCTTTACGGACGGTTTGATCTCGCAGGCGGAATCGGCGGTGCTCCGATCAAACTGATCGAATTTAATGCCGATACCCCGACGGCTCTTTTCGAAACCGCTATTTTGCAATGGGCATTATTAAAACATAACGGTATGGACGAAGAGCGCCAATTCAACACGGTTTATGAAGCGATCAGCGAAAACTTTCGCCGTCTCATTACCCTCTTTGACGATACGGAGAAATTCGAATCGCTCTATGAGGGGTGGAAAATACTGTTCAGTTCAATCAGCGGAAACATCGAAGAGGAACAAACGGTAAGACTTCTTCAGCAAATGGCGATCGATGCGGGATTTGAAACGGGATTTGAACCGCTCGGAGGGGTTAAGTTCGATGAAGAGGGGATTTATGACTCCAAGGACACACCGTATGAGTATTGGTTCAAACTCTTTCCGTGGGAAGATATCGCCATCGAAGAGCCTGAACTCTCTACCATGCTGACGAGTATTATGGAAAATCAGCGTGCGATTATACTCAATCCCGCCTATACCCTCCTCTTTCAATCCAAGGGGATGATGAAAATCCTCTGCGACCTTTTCCCGGATTCACCGTATCTGCTAAAAACCTCGTATGAACCACTCCAAGGGATCCAGCAGGTCGAGAAACGGATGTTCGGACGCGAAGGTGCCAATGTCCGTATTCTTGATGCTTCAGGCAATACTGTCGAAGCTAATGACGGCCCGTACGGCAACTTCAAACCTATTTATCAAGAATACGTCGAATTTCCGAAAGACACACACGGCAACAGCTATCAGGCGGGTGTTTTCTTCGCCTACGAAGCCTGCGGCTTAGGATTTAGACGCGGTGGCAAGATTCTGGGGAATATGTCCAAATTTGTCGGACACCTATTGCGATAATCTG contains:
- a CDS encoding glutathionylspermidine synthase family protein translates to MVSLQPIKPIDDKTLEQFGFAWHTDNDQSKYIADELVIVSDAEAEAYYEAVNELYDMYATAAQHVIDNNLFFDLGIPFNLIEPIKKSWENDVHWHLYGRFDLAGGIGGAPIKLIEFNADTPTALFETAILQWALLKHNGMDEERQFNTVYEAISENFRRLITLFDDTEKFESLYEGWKILFSSISGNIEEEQTVRLLQQMAIDAGFETGFEPLGGVKFDEEGIYDSKDTPYEYWFKLFPWEDIAIEEPELSTMLTSIMENQRAIILNPAYTLLFQSKGMMKILCDLFPDSPYLLKTSYEPLQGIQQVEKRMFGREGANVRILDASGNTVEANDGPYGNFKPIYQEYVEFPKDTHGNSYQAGVFFAYEACGLGFRRGGKILGNMSKFVGHLLR